A DNA window from Budorcas taxicolor isolate Tak-1 chromosome 14, Takin1.1, whole genome shotgun sequence contains the following coding sequences:
- the LOC128059646 gene encoding maestro heat-like repeat family member 5 produces the protein MAPTCHCRRWAGTEGESGGKKFRQALKSHAFQALVPLLFHLADSCPEVVTKTKLTFLRCAILLKWEFRKELFSKLAWGHGPGAENDIFIYMVESNFSSYHQFLMQALVYLDSPNRCLKLTAMKFIGRCGHCRST, from the exons ATGGCACCCACCTGCCACTGCCGTCGCTGGGCTGGAACGGAAGGTGAGAG TGGTGGCAAGAAGTTCCGGCAGGCGCTCAAGAGCCATGCCTTCCAGGCCCTGGTGCCCCTGCTCTTCCACCTGGCCGACTCCTGCCCTGAGGTGGTCACG AAGACAAAGTTAACCTTCCTGCGCTGCGCCATCCTGCTGAAGTGGGAGTTCCGGAAGGAGCTCTTCAGCAAGTTGGCCTGGGGTCATGGCCCAGGCGCTGAGAACGACATCTTTATCTACATG GTAGAGAGCAACTTCAGCAGCTACCACCAGTTTCTGATGCAGGCGCTGGTGTACCTGGACAGCCCCAACAGGTGCCTGAAGCTCACGGCCATGAAGTTCATCGGTAGGTGTGGCCATTGCCGATCCACGTGA